The stretch of DNA TCCTGGGCGCCCTCGCGGGAGTACCCCTGTTCGATCAGCGCGTCGACCCACGCGCTCCGCTCGTCGTCGTCGAGTTCGTTCGCCGACACCAGCGCGGAGAAGTTGATGTTGTGTTTCTTGTCCTCCCAGAGTTTCCGCTCCAGTGCCCGGCGCAGGCGGTCGTTGTCCTGCGGATCGAACCCCTCGCCCTCGCGGGCGCGCCGGCTGACCCAGTTCGACACCTCCTGTCGGAAGTCGTCCTTCCGGTCGCTCGGAATCTCCAACTTCTCCTCGACGGAGCGCAGGAACGTCTCGTCCGGTTCCTGCTCCCGGCCGGTGAGTTCGTCCGTCACCGTCGCGTCGTCGATGTACGCCATCACGTGGTCCATGTACTTCTCGCCCTGTCGCTGGATCTCGTCCACGTCGTAAGCCAACGCGTGGCGCACGTCCTCGATGGCGCGCTCCTTGTACTCCTCGCGCACGAGTTCGAGGTAACGGTGGTAGCGGTCGACGTTCTCCTCGGGGATCGACCCGTGGTTCTCGAGGTTGCGCTCGAAGTGGGTGAACACCGAGAGCGGGGAGAGATACCCCCGGTCGCGGTGGGTGGCGTCCATGATCGCCTCGGCGATTTCGTCGCCGATGAACCGGGCGGAGACGCCATCCATCCCTTCCGCGATGTCGGCGGTTCGCTCGCCCTCCTCGCGCAACTTCTTCACGTCCACGTCGTCGGTCTCGTCGATCTCGCCGTTGTAGGCCTTGGCCTTCTGGACGAGCGTGACGTTCTCCCCGTTCGGCTCCGTGATGCGGGTCAGCACGCCGAACAGCCCCGCCATCTCCATCGCGTGGGGTTCGATGTGCATGTCCGGCACGTCGGCGTTACGGAGCATCTTCCGGTAGATTTCGGCCTCCTCCGAGTATTCGAGGACGTACGGGAAGTCGATCCGCTTGGTGCGGTCGTTGAACGCCTCCATCTTCTCGTCGCCCTTCTTGTCCCGGTACTCGGGCATGTTGGTGCGGCCGACGATCACCTGATCGATGTCGATCCGGGGGTTGTTCTTCGGCTTGATCGTCTGTTCCTGCGAGGCGTGCAGGAAGTCGTAGAGGAACTCCCGCTGAAGTTTCAGGAGTTCCTCCCCGCTGAATAGCCCGCGGTTGGCGTTACAGAAGGCACCGGAGTAGTCGAACGCGCGCGGGTCCGACTCGCCGTAGATGGCGATTTTCGAGTAGTTGACGTCGCCCGTCAACTCCGTCTCGTCCTGATTTTTCTTGTCTTTCGGCTCGAAGGTCTCGATGCACTGGCGTTTGTTCTCGCTCGCGACGAGGCGGACGATCTCGACGTGGTTGTCCAGCACCGCCTTGAGGTCGTCGTCGTAGTGGGCCAGCAGGCGGTCCATGTAGAACTCGCTGGCGGGGTCGAGCGACTGTTCGTTGCGGATCGTGTAGGGCGCGTCGAGTTCGGCGTTCAGTCGCTCCAGCACCCGGTCGCGCTGTTCCTGCGGGAGGAGGACGACCGGGTCTTGGTTCATCGGCGAGACGACGGTGTCGTCCGCGGGGTCCTGGTCGCGGACGATGTCACAGAGGTTCGTCCACCGGAAGGTGTACATCCGCCCTTCGTCGTGCATGGTGTAGTCCTCGAAGTAGCGTCGGACCATCCAGTCGAAGTGCGACTTGCCGGAGCCGACGGGGCCGAGGAGGAGCTTGATCCGTTTCTCCGGGCCGAGCCCCCGCGCCCCGCTTTTCACCTTGTTGACGAACTCGTGGATCGACTCGTGGACCTCACGACCGTAGAAGGTGTTCTCCCCGTCGTGTAAGGGGTCATCCGAGGCCATGAGGTACTCGACGACGCCGGCATCCTCGTCGTACTCCGTGCCGTAGTAGTCGAACATGTCGGCGACGCGCTGGTGGGCGTTTCGGGCGATCCGCGGGTCGTCGTACACCTCATCCAGATACCAGTCGAACGCCTTCGCTTCGCGGAGGTCCGCCGGAACCGATTCCTTGTAGTGCTGGCTGAGGTCTTCGAGGGTTTCCTTCGTCATTGTCTCATCGAGGTCTCGGACCCGAGCGTCCGGCCAGCGCCCCGCCATCCTCCGTCACATCTCGTGGTAACATGTACCACGATACGTCCCCGACCGTGGGATGTTCGTCGTGGGGAGCGGCGAGGGGATGCGGGGCGTTCGACCGACGGCTGCTCGGTCCGCTGATAACCGAGACTATAAACACCATCAGTATTCAGCATAGATAAGTCTTGTTTCGGTTCGGGTCGTGCACCGCTCCCCCGCCCCTCGACTGATTCGAGTCACGCCTCCCGTTTCGGGCGGGGTAGCGGACCGATCGCCGACCGTTCGGAGCGGAGACGAACGGTTAGGATCGTCGTCGTGGCGTGACCGGCAGACTATATGTTCGCCGGGACGAAGACGGTCCATGAGCTTCGAGGCCCTCCCCGACGGGTGGACGGTGTGGCACGCGGAGGCCGGCGGGCGGACTATCTTGGCCTATCGCCCGGACGTCTTCGACACCGAGGCGTTCCCCGCTCCCTGTCTACCGACGATCTATCTCTCGCCCGGATCGCCTCGGCGTCGTCCCGGCGCCCGAACGGACGACGGCTGGACGGTCACGCTGTATCTCGAACCGGAGGTAGACGCCCGTGTGGAGGCCGTCGACACCCGCGAGGCGGGCGTCGACGCGGCTCGGGCCCTCGCCCGCGCGTTCGCCGCGGGCGAAATCGACTATCGCGGCGCGTACCAGGTCCCCCGCGAGGACTACTTCGACCGTCTCGACGAACTCGTCGGTCGCGAGGCTTAACTCCGCGGACCGAGAATGACTCCTCATGTCCGAGGTCACGCTCATCGGAACGCGCCTCGCCGAGGTGGGCCGGGAGTTCGTCTTCCGCGGCGAATCCAGCGCGTGCGATGGCTGCCCGTACCGCAGCCAGTGTCTCGACCTCTCCCCCGGGACGCGGTATCGGATCACCGACGTCCGCGAGAACGCCCAGACGCTCGACTGTGCCGTCCACGACGGCGGCGTCCGCGCCGTCGAGGTAGAGCCGGCCCCCATCCCCGCGAACGTCCCCTCCAAAGTCGCCTACGCCGGGAGCAAGGCGACACTCGCCGGCGCCTGTCCGTACACCGACTGTCCCAGTCACGCCTACTGCGTCCCCGACGGCGCCGACTTCGAGGCCGAGTACCGCATCGACGAGGTTCTCGGCGACCCACCCCACGACTACTGTATGCTGGAGCGTGATCTGACCCTCGTCGAACTCGCACCGCGCGAGCCCTGATGCGGAGTACGGCCTCCACGTGCCGGCGGTCCGTCGGGACGCGCCGGTGAACTCCCGACATCGGCTCACGACCCCCCGTCCGACCCGATGGCTATCGGCGGTTCGTCTGAACGTCCCGACGCGCGCCCGTCGCCGATACCCCACGGTCCGCACGGGCTGCCACGTCCGCCAGCCGGCCGACGCGCTCGCCCGCGTACCCGAAGACGTCCTCGTACCCCGCCGCCGACATCAGGATCGGATAGAACGACTCCTCCGCGACGCGTTCCTCCCCGTCCGCCGAGGCGAAGGGCACACCGGGTTCGACGCGCTCGAAGTTGTCGACGAACACCTCGTGGGCCGCGGCCGGCGCCTTCGGCACTCGGTCGGTGAGCCGAAAGACCGGTAGGTCGCCGTCGGCCGTCCCCGACGCCGCCGGCAACACGTCCGTCGCTCCGAGAAACGCCGTCACGAGTTCCCGGGCGTTCGCCGCCGCCGCCTCCGACCACTGCAGGCCACACTCCACCTCGACCGTCCGTGGATAGTCGATCAAGCGGCCGCCAGCGTACGCGTCCGTCTCCACCACCGCGTCGATGGGGAGGTCGGCACACACCTCGGCAGTCGTCGGAGTGACCGTATCGACCAGCGCGAACGGG from Haloplanus salinus encodes:
- a CDS encoding PrkA family serine protein kinase is translated as MTKETLEDLSQHYKESVPADLREAKAFDWYLDEVYDDPRIARNAHQRVADMFDYYGTEYDEDAGVVEYLMASDDPLHDGENTFYGREVHESIHEFVNKVKSGARGLGPEKRIKLLLGPVGSGKSHFDWMVRRYFEDYTMHDEGRMYTFRWTNLCDIVRDQDPADDTVVSPMNQDPVVLLPQEQRDRVLERLNAELDAPYTIRNEQSLDPASEFYMDRLLAHYDDDLKAVLDNHVEIVRLVASENKRQCIETFEPKDKKNQDETELTGDVNYSKIAIYGESDPRAFDYSGAFCNANRGLFSGEELLKLQREFLYDFLHASQEQTIKPKNNPRIDIDQVIVGRTNMPEYRDKKGDEKMEAFNDRTKRIDFPYVLEYSEEAEIYRKMLRNADVPDMHIEPHAMEMAGLFGVLTRITEPNGENVTLVQKAKAYNGEIDETDDVDVKKLREEGERTADIAEGMDGVSARFIGDEIAEAIMDATHRDRGYLSPLSVFTHFERNLENHGSIPEENVDRYHRYLELVREEYKERAIEDVRHALAYDVDEIQRQGEKYMDHVMAYIDDATVTDELTGREQEPDETFLRSVEEKLEIPSDRKDDFRQEVSNWVSRRAREGEGFDPQDNDRLRRALERKLWEDKKHNINFSALVSANELDDDERSAWVDALIEQGYSREGAQEVLEFAGAEVAKSELEG
- a CDS encoding DUF5820 family protein codes for the protein MSFEALPDGWTVWHAEAGGRTILAYRPDVFDTEAFPAPCLPTIYLSPGSPRRRPGARTDDGWTVTLYLEPEVDARVEAVDTREAGVDAARALARAFAAGEIDYRGAYQVPREDYFDRLDELVGREA
- a CDS encoding succinylglutamate desuccinylase/aspartoacylase domain-containing protein, with product MRIRAFGDDPRVAVVAGVHGDEPCGPEAVESLLADPPAFERPVKFVVANEKALGRGVRYLDEDLNRAFPGDAEAEGHERRLAARLRSELDGCTTLALHSTQSYARPFALVDTVTPTTAEVCADLPIDAVVETDAYAGGRLIDYPRTVEVECGLQWSEAAAANARELVTAFLGATDVLPAASGTADGDLPVFRLTDRVPKAPAAAHEVFVDNFERVEPGVPFASADGEERVAEESFYPILMSAAGYEDVFGYAGERVGRLADVAARADRGVSATGARRDVQTNRR
- a CDS encoding UPF0179 family protein, encoding MSEVTLIGTRLAEVGREFVFRGESSACDGCPYRSQCLDLSPGTRYRITDVRENAQTLDCAVHDGGVRAVEVEPAPIPANVPSKVAYAGSKATLAGACPYTDCPSHAYCVPDGADFEAEYRIDEVLGDPPHDYCMLERDLTLVELAPREP